The Solibacillus sp. FSL R7-0682 genome includes a window with the following:
- a CDS encoding IS3 family transposase (programmed frameshift) codes for MSKIIFNEHQRRQIEQNPNVVLITDRSIQYTVAFKLKAVQENLKGKGPTEIFKAAGFDLEIIGIKKVQSAVHRWKKIYQTYGEDGFTQERRGKGSTGRPRAEKLSADKKLEKAEARIHLLEAELAPLKKARRNGKAGEEESFLTPKEKYQAISETIRLFQLKNMTRYLCEVANVSSSGYYKWRQNMEKHSLREEADYQDYLLLKVIYDEAKGKIGYRGFYMELVDQLGKPMNHKKILRLMRKFNLYAKVRRANPYRLIEKANEAHRQIPNYLNRAFKQDEPGKVFLTDITYLQYKGGRTAYLSCVKDVATREIVAYKLATTLKLSIVYETLEQLKHHLDGNLHPEAMIHSDQGFHYTHPGFQKLVKDMGLKQSMSRRGNCLDNAPMESFFGHFKDEVDYHEAESFTELHTQVIDYITHYNHTRKQWTLKKMTPASYRSHLIAA; via the exons ATGAGTAAAATAATTTTTAACGAACATCAACGTCGACAAATTGAACAGAATCCAAATGTCGTTTTGATAACCGATCGATCTATTCAATATACAGTAGCTTTCAAATTAAAAGCTGTTCAAGAAAATCTAAAAGGCAAAGGGCCTACCGAAATCTTCAAAGCTGCAGGCTTTGATTTAGAAATCATCGGGATTAAAAAAGTTCAAAGTGCTGTTCATAGGTGGAAGAAAATTTATCAAACATACGGTGAGGATGGTTTTACACAAGAGCGTCGTGGAAAAGGCAGTACAGGTCGCCCACGTGCCGAAAAATTATCAGCTGATAAAAAGTTAGAGAAAGCAGAAGCTCGTATTCATCTATTGGAAGCAGAGCTAGCGC CTCTTAAAAAAGCTCGACGAAATGGAAAGGCAGGCGAAGAAGAATCGTTTTTAACACCCAAAGAAAAATATCAAGCAATCAGTGAAACGATTCGATTATTTCAACTCAAAAATATGACACGGTATCTTTGTGAAGTAGCAAATGTCAGCTCGAGTGGTTACTATAAATGGCGACAAAATATGGAGAAACATTCATTACGTGAAGAAGCTGATTATCAAGATTATCTTTTACTAAAAGTAATCTATGATGAAGCAAAAGGCAAAATTGGTTATCGAGGGTTTTATATGGAACTGGTGGACCAATTAGGGAAACCGATGAACCATAAAAAAATTCTTCGATTGATGCGTAAATTTAATTTGTATGCGAAGGTTCGTCGTGCCAATCCTTATCGACTTATAGAAAAAGCGAATGAAGCACATCGTCAAATTCCAAATTACTTAAATCGGGCATTCAAACAAGACGAGCCAGGAAAAGTCTTCTTAACAGACATTACCTATCTCCAATATAAGGGTGGCCGTACGGCTTATTTATCATGTGTAAAAGATGTCGCAACAAGAGAAATCGTTGCGTATAAACTAGCTACTACTCTTAAATTGTCGATTGTTTATGAAACACTTGAACAATTAAAACATCATTTGGATGGGAATCTTCATCCGGAAGCAATGATTCATTCGGATCAGGGGTTTCATTATACGCATCCAGGATTTCAGAAGCTTGTGAAAGACATGGGGTTAAAACAATCTATGTCACGTCGAGGAAACTGTCTAGATAATGCGCCAATGGAATCGTTCTTTGGTCATTTTAAAGATGAAGTCGATTATCATGAAGCTGAAAGTTTCACGGAGCTACATACACAAGTCATTGACTATATCACGCATTACAACCACACAAGAAAGCAATGGACATTAAAAAAGATGACTCCGGCGAGTTACCGAAGTCATCTAATCGCAGCCTAA